The Heteronotia binoei isolate CCM8104 ecotype False Entrance Well unplaced genomic scaffold, APGP_CSIRO_Hbin_v1 ptg001601l, whole genome shotgun sequence genome contains a region encoding:
- the LOC132565768 gene encoding transcription initiation factor TFIID subunit 12-like: protein MASPFTGPTAVSDVIKDLDTQIALIGLGPHTPKKKQDLDKFYDLKAKAQQIMNQFGPSTLINLSSFSSIKPEPSSTPPHTSMANNTTVAKMPGTPSSGGRLSPESSQILTKKKLQDLVREVDPNEQLDEDVEEMLLQIADDFIESVVTAACQLARHRKSNTLEVKDVQLHLERQWNMWIPGFGSEEIRPYKKACTTEAHKQRMALIRKTTKK from the exons ATGGCCTCTCCATTCACTGGTCCCACAGCAGTTTCTGATGTAATTAAAGACCTAGATACTCAAATAGCT CTGATTGGTTTAGGACCTCACACTCCCAAGAAGAAGCAAGATCTTGACAAATTCTATGATCTGAAGGCTAAAGCCCAGCAGATTATGAACCAATTTGGTCCATCTACCTTGATCAACTTATCCAGTTTTTCCTCAATCAAGCCAGAACCTTCTAGTACTCCCCCACATACCTCCATGGCAAACAATACCACTGTGGCAAAGATGCCTGGGACTCCTAGCAGCGGAGGGCGTCTTAGTCCTGAAAGCAGCCAG atcttAACCAAGAAAAAACTGCAGGATCTTGTCCGGGAGGTGGATCCCAATGAGCAACTGGATGAAGATGTAGAGGAG ATGCTGCTGCAGATTGCTGATGACTTCATTGAAAGCGTGGTGACAGCTGCCTGCCAGCTTGCACGACACCGCAAATCCAACACCCTGGAAGTGAAAGACGTCCAGCTGCACCTCG AGCGCCAGTGGAATATGTGGATCCCAGGTTTCGGTTCTGAAGAAATTAGGCCATATAAAAAAGCCTGCACTACTGAAGCTCATAAACAG aggATGGCGTTGATCCGCAAAACAACCAAGAAATAA